A single window of Aphidius gifuensis isolate YNYX2018 linkage group LG1, ASM1490517v1, whole genome shotgun sequence DNA harbors:
- the LOC122851445 gene encoding monocarboxylate transporter 3 isoform X1, whose amino-acid sequence MGPTSSREDQYEEPLGDDDGLQIRSRPNSTATESEYSVEEQARLTGVDGGGDETSPDDDGGSLCEYHDIPPPPDGGYGWIVVFASFMCNMIVDGIAYTFGIFKESYMKTYDISEGEVAWVGSILAGMYLIAGPVVSALTNKYGCRAVCMAGSIISTIAFGLSIFTPSVTMLTLVYGVMGGIGFGLIYLPAVVCVGYYFESKRSLATGIAVCGSGVGTFAFAPLSNWLLENYDWKGSHIILAGLILNCAVFGALMRPLTYPKQSSVKPLLQRMAEEKRFQMERGSIGGSYFMVQLPDGSMEKRMKMPINVDPGVHSSFNLDQLVPVPTVPTLPTISEAKVQENSSTSSATSKSGSMELKIPNSKNNNKKIDDNKDTKDSKDIIENEFNNKITMPRNASQPAFTTHVQGLPKNGSVPFFDRLRKTSTGERYKPSLSAIKNSRTTLNSNGDIRKSLHLRLSASSMLGSRNNNMENNDDDSSITFTTSKSSMAKLKPSIVRPLSRKDIFYSGSIHNLPEYQSQKSLANYRQSVISLSKSVRGDTRDGDIEKQTEQLSLCPCFELPESFKDALSTMMDMTLLKNPVFLFICISNFLGMAGLYIPFVYIVDAAVAKGIQKNTASYLISIIGITNTVGRIICGYVADFPQVNSLLLNNICLLISTLAVGSVPFCTTYESFVIMSISFGLAISGYISLTSIILVDLLGLDKLTNAFGLLILFRGVAAIIGSPLAGMLYVYSKSYNLPFFMGALFFLLSTITSFMAPLMKRWTTERTQPIIMDTLTPIDEDIEEEENEDDIPEIIETAPSPLEPEKEIKQIESVL is encoded by the exons ATGGGCCCGACAAGCAGTCGTGAGGATCAGTACGAGGAGCCACTTGGTGACGATGATGGCCTACAAATAAGATCTCGTCCCAATTCAACTGCT ACAGAGAGTGAATATTCAGTTGAAGAACAAGCAAGATTAACTGGagttgatggtggtggtgatgaaaCATCAccagatgatgatggtggATCATTATGTGAATATCATGATATACCACCACCTCCAGATGGTGGATATGGTTGGATTGTTGTATTTGCATCATTTATGTGTAATATGATTGTTGATGGTATTGCATATACATTTGGTATATTTAAAGAATCATATATGAAAACTTATGATATAAGTGAAGGTGAAGTTGCATGGGTTGGATCAATATTAGCTGGAATGTATTTAATTGCTG GTCCAGTTGTTAGTgcattgacaaataaatatggtTGTCGAGCTGTTTGCATGGCTGGaagtattatttcaacaatagcATTtggtttatcaatatttacacCATCAGTAACAATGCTTACACTTGTATATGGTGTAATGGGAG gTATTGGATTtggattaatatatttaccagCAGTTGTATGTGTcggttattattttgaatcaaAAAGATCACTTGCAACTGGTATTGCTGTATGTGGTTCTGGTGTTGGTACATTTGCATTTGCACCATTATCAAATTggttattagaaaattatgatTGGAAAGGTTCACATATAATACTTGCtggtttaatattaaattgtgctGTATTTGGTGCATTAATGAGACCACTAACATATCCAAAACAATCATCAGTTAAACCATTATTACAAAGAATGGCTGAAGAAAAACGTTTTCAAATGGAACGTGGTAGTATTGGTGGTTCATATTTTATGGTACAATTACCAGATGGTTCAATggaaaaaagaatgaaaatgcCAATAAATGTTGATCCAGGTGTACATTCAAGTTTTAATCTTGATCAATTAGTACCAGTACCAACAGTACCAACATTACCAACAATATCTGAAGCTAAAGTACAagaaaattcatcaacaagtAGTGCAACAAGTAAAAGTGGTAGTATggaattaaaaataccaaattcaaaaaataataataaaaaaattgatgataataaagataCCAAAGATTCCaaagatattattgaaaatgaatttaataataaaataacaatgccAAGAAATGCATCACAACCAGCATTTACAACACATGTACAAGGTTTACCTAAAAATGGTTCTGTACCATTTTTTGATAGATTACGTAAAACAAGTACTGGTGAACGTTATAAACCAAGTCTTAGTGCTATTAAAAATTCACGTAcaacattaaattcaaatggTGATATACGTAAATCATTACATTTAAGATTATCAGCAAGTAGTATGTTAGGTtcacgtaataataatatggaaaataatgatgatgatagtagTATAACATTTACAACAAGTAAATCAAGTATGGCTAAATTAAAACCATCAATTGTACGTCCATTATCAcgtaaagatattttttacagTGGTAGTATACATAATTTACCAGAATATCAAAGTCAAAAATCATTAGCAAATTATCGTCAATCAGTtatatcattatcaaaatcagTACGTGGTGATACACGTGATGgtgatattgaaaaacaaacagAACAATTATCATTATGTCCATGTTTTGAATTACCAGAATCATTTAAAGATGCATTATCAACAATGATGGATatgacattattaaaaaatccagtatttttatttatttgtattagtaATTTTCTTGGTATGGCTGGTCTTTATATAccatttgtatatattgttgatgCTGCTGTTGCAAAaggtatacaaaaaaatacagcatcatatttaatttcaattattggtATTACAAATACAGTTGGACGTATTATTTGTGGTTACGTTGCTGATTTTCCACaagttaattcattattattaaataatatatgtttattaatatcaacacTTGCTGTTGGTTCAGTACCATTTTGTACAACATATGAATCATTTGTTATAATGAGTATTTCATTTGGTCTTGCAATATCTGGATATATATCATTAACATCAATTATACTTGTTGATTTACTTGgtcttgataaattaacaaatgcatttggtttattaatattatttagagGTGTTGCTGCTATTATTGGTTCACCATTAGCTGGAATGTTGTATGTTTATTCAAAAAGTTATAATCTTCCATTTTTCATGGGAgcattattctttttattgagTACAATAACTAGTTTTATGGCACCACTTATGAAACGATGGACAACAGAAAGG ACACAGCCAATTATTATGGATACTCTAACACCAATTGATGAAGatattgaagaagaagaaaatgaaGATGATATACCAGAAATTATTGAAACTGCACCATCACCTCTTGAGccagaaaaagaaattaaacaaattgaatcagttttataa
- the LOC122851445 gene encoding monocarboxylate transporter 3 isoform X3 codes for MRRKNKTESEYSVEEQARLTGVDGGGDETSPDDDGGSLCEYHDIPPPPDGGYGWIVVFASFMCNMIVDGIAYTFGIFKESYMKTYDISEGEVAWVGSILAGMYLIAGPVVSALTNKYGCRAVCMAGSIISTIAFGLSIFTPSVTMLTLVYGVMGGIGFGLIYLPAVVCVGYYFESKRSLATGIAVCGSGVGTFAFAPLSNWLLENYDWKGSHIILAGLILNCAVFGALMRPLTYPKQSSVKPLLQRMAEEKRFQMERGSIGGSYFMVQLPDGSMEKRMKMPINVDPGVHSSFNLDQLVPVPTVPTLPTISEAKVQENSSTSSATSKSGSMELKIPNSKNNNKKIDDNKDTKDSKDIIENEFNNKITMPRNASQPAFTTHVQGLPKNGSVPFFDRLRKTSTGERYKPSLSAIKNSRTTLNSNGDIRKSLHLRLSASSMLGSRNNNMENNDDDSSITFTTSKSSMAKLKPSIVRPLSRKDIFYSGSIHNLPEYQSQKSLANYRQSVISLSKSVRGDTRDGDIEKQTEQLSLCPCFELPESFKDALSTMMDMTLLKNPVFLFICISNFLGMAGLYIPFVYIVDAAVAKGIQKNTASYLISIIGITNTVGRIICGYVADFPQVNSLLLNNICLLISTLAVGSVPFCTTYESFVIMSISFGLAISGYISLTSIILVDLLGLDKLTNAFGLLILFRGVAAIIGSPLAGMLYVYSKSYNLPFFMGALFFLLSTITSFMAPLMKRWTTERTQPIIMDTLTPIDEDIEEEENEDDIPEIIETAPSPLEPEKEIKQIESVL; via the exons atgcGACGAAAAAACAAG ACAGAGAGTGAATATTCAGTTGAAGAACAAGCAAGATTAACTGGagttgatggtggtggtgatgaaaCATCAccagatgatgatggtggATCATTATGTGAATATCATGATATACCACCACCTCCAGATGGTGGATATGGTTGGATTGTTGTATTTGCATCATTTATGTGTAATATGATTGTTGATGGTATTGCATATACATTTGGTATATTTAAAGAATCATATATGAAAACTTATGATATAAGTGAAGGTGAAGTTGCATGGGTTGGATCAATATTAGCTGGAATGTATTTAATTGCTG GTCCAGTTGTTAGTgcattgacaaataaatatggtTGTCGAGCTGTTTGCATGGCTGGaagtattatttcaacaatagcATTtggtttatcaatatttacacCATCAGTAACAATGCTTACACTTGTATATGGTGTAATGGGAG gTATTGGATTtggattaatatatttaccagCAGTTGTATGTGTcggttattattttgaatcaaAAAGATCACTTGCAACTGGTATTGCTGTATGTGGTTCTGGTGTTGGTACATTTGCATTTGCACCATTATCAAATTggttattagaaaattatgatTGGAAAGGTTCACATATAATACTTGCtggtttaatattaaattgtgctGTATTTGGTGCATTAATGAGACCACTAACATATCCAAAACAATCATCAGTTAAACCATTATTACAAAGAATGGCTGAAGAAAAACGTTTTCAAATGGAACGTGGTAGTATTGGTGGTTCATATTTTATGGTACAATTACCAGATGGTTCAATggaaaaaagaatgaaaatgcCAATAAATGTTGATCCAGGTGTACATTCAAGTTTTAATCTTGATCAATTAGTACCAGTACCAACAGTACCAACATTACCAACAATATCTGAAGCTAAAGTACAagaaaattcatcaacaagtAGTGCAACAAGTAAAAGTGGTAGTATggaattaaaaataccaaattcaaaaaataataataaaaaaattgatgataataaagataCCAAAGATTCCaaagatattattgaaaatgaatttaataataaaataacaatgccAAGAAATGCATCACAACCAGCATTTACAACACATGTACAAGGTTTACCTAAAAATGGTTCTGTACCATTTTTTGATAGATTACGTAAAACAAGTACTGGTGAACGTTATAAACCAAGTCTTAGTGCTATTAAAAATTCACGTAcaacattaaattcaaatggTGATATACGTAAATCATTACATTTAAGATTATCAGCAAGTAGTATGTTAGGTtcacgtaataataatatggaaaataatgatgatgatagtagTATAACATTTACAACAAGTAAATCAAGTATGGCTAAATTAAAACCATCAATTGTACGTCCATTATCAcgtaaagatattttttacagTGGTAGTATACATAATTTACCAGAATATCAAAGTCAAAAATCATTAGCAAATTATCGTCAATCAGTtatatcattatcaaaatcagTACGTGGTGATACACGTGATGgtgatattgaaaaacaaacagAACAATTATCATTATGTCCATGTTTTGAATTACCAGAATCATTTAAAGATGCATTATCAACAATGATGGATatgacattattaaaaaatccagtatttttatttatttgtattagtaATTTTCTTGGTATGGCTGGTCTTTATATAccatttgtatatattgttgatgCTGCTGTTGCAAAaggtatacaaaaaaatacagcatcatatttaatttcaattattggtATTACAAATACAGTTGGACGTATTATTTGTGGTTACGTTGCTGATTTTCCACaagttaattcattattattaaataatatatgtttattaatatcaacacTTGCTGTTGGTTCAGTACCATTTTGTACAACATATGAATCATTTGTTATAATGAGTATTTCATTTGGTCTTGCAATATCTGGATATATATCATTAACATCAATTATACTTGTTGATTTACTTGgtcttgataaattaacaaatgcatttggtttattaatattatttagagGTGTTGCTGCTATTATTGGTTCACCATTAGCTGGAATGTTGTATGTTTATTCAAAAAGTTATAATCTTCCATTTTTCATGGGAgcattattctttttattgagTACAATAACTAGTTTTATGGCACCACTTATGAAACGATGGACAACAGAAAGG ACACAGCCAATTATTATGGATACTCTAACACCAATTGATGAAGatattgaagaagaagaaaatgaaGATGATATACCAGAAATTATTGAAACTGCACCATCACCTCTTGAGccagaaaaagaaattaaacaaattgaatcagttttataa
- the LOC122851445 gene encoding monocarboxylate transporter 3 isoform X2, translating into MSKVSLNKSQYSQYGSKRVRKISSTESEYSVEEQARLTGVDGGGDETSPDDDGGSLCEYHDIPPPPDGGYGWIVVFASFMCNMIVDGIAYTFGIFKESYMKTYDISEGEVAWVGSILAGMYLIAGPVVSALTNKYGCRAVCMAGSIISTIAFGLSIFTPSVTMLTLVYGVMGGIGFGLIYLPAVVCVGYYFESKRSLATGIAVCGSGVGTFAFAPLSNWLLENYDWKGSHIILAGLILNCAVFGALMRPLTYPKQSSVKPLLQRMAEEKRFQMERGSIGGSYFMVQLPDGSMEKRMKMPINVDPGVHSSFNLDQLVPVPTVPTLPTISEAKVQENSSTSSATSKSGSMELKIPNSKNNNKKIDDNKDTKDSKDIIENEFNNKITMPRNASQPAFTTHVQGLPKNGSVPFFDRLRKTSTGERYKPSLSAIKNSRTTLNSNGDIRKSLHLRLSASSMLGSRNNNMENNDDDSSITFTTSKSSMAKLKPSIVRPLSRKDIFYSGSIHNLPEYQSQKSLANYRQSVISLSKSVRGDTRDGDIEKQTEQLSLCPCFELPESFKDALSTMMDMTLLKNPVFLFICISNFLGMAGLYIPFVYIVDAAVAKGIQKNTASYLISIIGITNTVGRIICGYVADFPQVNSLLLNNICLLISTLAVGSVPFCTTYESFVIMSISFGLAISGYISLTSIILVDLLGLDKLTNAFGLLILFRGVAAIIGSPLAGMLYVYSKSYNLPFFMGALFFLLSTITSFMAPLMKRWTTERTQPIIMDTLTPIDEDIEEEENEDDIPEIIETAPSPLEPEKEIKQIESVL; encoded by the exons atgtcgAAAGTGTCATTAAACAAATCACAATATAGCCAGTATGGCTCCAAGCGTGTAAGAAAAATAAGCTCG ACAGAGAGTGAATATTCAGTTGAAGAACAAGCAAGATTAACTGGagttgatggtggtggtgatgaaaCATCAccagatgatgatggtggATCATTATGTGAATATCATGATATACCACCACCTCCAGATGGTGGATATGGTTGGATTGTTGTATTTGCATCATTTATGTGTAATATGATTGTTGATGGTATTGCATATACATTTGGTATATTTAAAGAATCATATATGAAAACTTATGATATAAGTGAAGGTGAAGTTGCATGGGTTGGATCAATATTAGCTGGAATGTATTTAATTGCTG GTCCAGTTGTTAGTgcattgacaaataaatatggtTGTCGAGCTGTTTGCATGGCTGGaagtattatttcaacaatagcATTtggtttatcaatatttacacCATCAGTAACAATGCTTACACTTGTATATGGTGTAATGGGAG gTATTGGATTtggattaatatatttaccagCAGTTGTATGTGTcggttattattttgaatcaaAAAGATCACTTGCAACTGGTATTGCTGTATGTGGTTCTGGTGTTGGTACATTTGCATTTGCACCATTATCAAATTggttattagaaaattatgatTGGAAAGGTTCACATATAATACTTGCtggtttaatattaaattgtgctGTATTTGGTGCATTAATGAGACCACTAACATATCCAAAACAATCATCAGTTAAACCATTATTACAAAGAATGGCTGAAGAAAAACGTTTTCAAATGGAACGTGGTAGTATTGGTGGTTCATATTTTATGGTACAATTACCAGATGGTTCAATggaaaaaagaatgaaaatgcCAATAAATGTTGATCCAGGTGTACATTCAAGTTTTAATCTTGATCAATTAGTACCAGTACCAACAGTACCAACATTACCAACAATATCTGAAGCTAAAGTACAagaaaattcatcaacaagtAGTGCAACAAGTAAAAGTGGTAGTATggaattaaaaataccaaattcaaaaaataataataaaaaaattgatgataataaagataCCAAAGATTCCaaagatattattgaaaatgaatttaataataaaataacaatgccAAGAAATGCATCACAACCAGCATTTACAACACATGTACAAGGTTTACCTAAAAATGGTTCTGTACCATTTTTTGATAGATTACGTAAAACAAGTACTGGTGAACGTTATAAACCAAGTCTTAGTGCTATTAAAAATTCACGTAcaacattaaattcaaatggTGATATACGTAAATCATTACATTTAAGATTATCAGCAAGTAGTATGTTAGGTtcacgtaataataatatggaaaataatgatgatgatagtagTATAACATTTACAACAAGTAAATCAAGTATGGCTAAATTAAAACCATCAATTGTACGTCCATTATCAcgtaaagatattttttacagTGGTAGTATACATAATTTACCAGAATATCAAAGTCAAAAATCATTAGCAAATTATCGTCAATCAGTtatatcattatcaaaatcagTACGTGGTGATACACGTGATGgtgatattgaaaaacaaacagAACAATTATCATTATGTCCATGTTTTGAATTACCAGAATCATTTAAAGATGCATTATCAACAATGATGGATatgacattattaaaaaatccagtatttttatttatttgtattagtaATTTTCTTGGTATGGCTGGTCTTTATATAccatttgtatatattgttgatgCTGCTGTTGCAAAaggtatacaaaaaaatacagcatcatatttaatttcaattattggtATTACAAATACAGTTGGACGTATTATTTGTGGTTACGTTGCTGATTTTCCACaagttaattcattattattaaataatatatgtttattaatatcaacacTTGCTGTTGGTTCAGTACCATTTTGTACAACATATGAATCATTTGTTATAATGAGTATTTCATTTGGTCTTGCAATATCTGGATATATATCATTAACATCAATTATACTTGTTGATTTACTTGgtcttgataaattaacaaatgcatttggtttattaatattatttagagGTGTTGCTGCTATTATTGGTTCACCATTAGCTGGAATGTTGTATGTTTATTCAAAAAGTTATAATCTTCCATTTTTCATGGGAgcattattctttttattgagTACAATAACTAGTTTTATGGCACCACTTATGAAACGATGGACAACAGAAAGG ACACAGCCAATTATTATGGATACTCTAACACCAATTGATGAAGatattgaagaagaagaaaatgaaGATGATATACCAGAAATTATTGAAACTGCACCATCACCTCTTGAGccagaaaaagaaattaaacaaattgaatcagttttataa